The Celeribacter marinus genome window below encodes:
- a CDS encoding chloride channel protein, with protein sequence MPEDKPSYPQTALREMRDGIATALAVMRAKGPSQIQFWFIALLIGIASGFAALLFRKGINWLQGAIYGTEDLSHLHSFASDLPWYWVLSVPVMGGLVVGVILNWFTPDGRVRSVADVIEGAALNEGRVERRAGWASAAASLVTLSTGGSTGREGPVVHLAAVISSWVSNRLHANGVTGRDLLGCAVAAAVSASFNAPIAGTLFALEVVLRHFAVHAFAPIAIAAAAGTVINRLEFGDVTEFTLVAEGALTFYVELPAFLLLGLVCGLVAVMMMRAIFMADDFGTWAQARLGIPPLFRPAIAGLLLGLLAIAFPHIIGVGYETTSMALTGQLLLWQAIVFTVLKVVAVAITMAGRMGGGVFSPALMVGALTGLSFGLIATSIFPDISGTATLYALAGMGAVAAAVLGAPISTTLIVFELTGDWQTGLAVMVAVSLSTALASRLVDRSFFLTLLERRGVHLAAGPQAYLLATVRVHQCYRKPDAPRAAPEDACRELINQGIYVSPNATLEKVMPMFDQHNLVFIPVVTLREELGPDLHGAVFQVDALRKFNAALAATAAEEHS encoded by the coding sequence ATGCCAGAGGACAAACCCTCATACCCGCAAACGGCCTTGCGCGAAATGCGTGACGGTATTGCCACGGCCCTTGCGGTTATGCGTGCCAAGGGGCCGAGCCAAATCCAGTTTTGGTTCATTGCTCTGTTGATCGGTATTGCATCCGGCTTTGCCGCACTCCTTTTTCGAAAAGGTATCAACTGGTTACAAGGTGCAATTTACGGCACCGAGGATCTGTCCCATTTACATAGCTTTGCCAGTGATCTGCCGTGGTATTGGGTGTTGAGTGTGCCGGTCATGGGCGGTCTGGTGGTCGGTGTGATCCTCAACTGGTTTACCCCTGACGGGCGCGTGCGCTCTGTTGCGGATGTGATCGAGGGGGCGGCCCTCAATGAGGGTCGTGTGGAGCGGCGCGCAGGGTGGGCGTCCGCTGCGGCCTCGTTGGTGACGCTCTCTACTGGTGGCTCAACGGGGCGCGAGGGGCCGGTTGTACACCTTGCTGCCGTGATCTCGTCGTGGGTGTCCAATCGGCTGCATGCCAATGGTGTCACGGGGCGCGATCTTTTGGGCTGTGCCGTGGCTGCGGCGGTATCCGCGTCTTTTAATGCACCGATTGCGGGCACGCTCTTTGCGCTTGAGGTCGTGCTACGCCACTTTGCTGTGCATGCGTTCGCACCGATTGCCATCGCGGCCGCAGCAGGGACAGTGATCAACCGCCTTGAATTTGGCGATGTGACCGAGTTCACGCTTGTGGCCGAAGGCGCGTTGACCTTTTACGTCGAGCTTCCCGCATTTTTATTGCTTGGCCTCGTGTGTGGTCTCGTGGCCGTTATGATGATGCGGGCGATCTTTATGGCAGATGACTTTGGGACATGGGCGCAGGCGCGTTTGGGCATTCCGCCTTTGTTTCGTCCGGCGATTGCGGGGCTATTGCTGGGTCTATTGGCGATCGCGTTTCCACACATCATTGGCGTGGGCTATGAGACGACATCGATGGCCCTCACGGGGCAGCTGTTGTTGTGGCAAGCGATTGTATTCACGGTGCTCAAAGTTGTGGCTGTCGCAATTACCATGGCGGGGCGGATGGGGGGCGGGGTGTTTTCGCCCGCATTGATGGTTGGGGCGCTGACAGGCTTGTCATTTGGCCTGATCGCCACTTCGATATTCCCCGACATTTCCGGCACCGCCACGCTTTACGCGCTTGCGGGCATGGGCGCGGTGGCGGCGGCGGTATTGGGTGCGCCGATTTCCACCACGTTGATCGTGTTCGAGCTGACAGGCGACTGGCAGACGGGATTGGCCGTGATGGTCGCGGTGTCGCTTTCAACCGCGTTGGCCTCGCGTTTGGTGGATCGCTCGTTCTTTTTGACGCTGTTGGAGCGGCGCGGTGTGCATTTGGCGGCGGGGCCACAGGCGTATTTATTGGCCACCGTGCGCGTGCATCAATGCTACCGCAAACCCGATGCCCCACGGGCTGCACCCGAGGACGCGTGCCGCGAGTTGATCAATCAAGGGATCTACGTGTCGCCCAATGCCACCTTGGAAAAGGTGATGCCGATGTTTGATCAACACAATCTGGTGTTTATTCCCGTGGTGACATTGCGCGAGGAGCTTGGTCCCGACCTTCATGGGGCGGTATTCCAAGTGGATGCGCTGCGCAAATTCAACGCCGCCCTTGCGGCCACTGCCGCCGAAGAACATTCGTAA
- a CDS encoding DUF427 domain-containing protein: MGDDHIKIRKAIGTWVVRAGGAVLGETTNALELNEGNMPPVIYFPRADLGMAFLEATDTRSSCPYKGEATYYSIHTKSVVIADAGWSYEDPKDLVAEIKDHIAFYPQKAAVEQL, translated from the coding sequence ATGGGCGACGACCACATAAAGATTCGCAAGGCCATTGGCACTTGGGTTGTACGCGCGGGCGGTGCCGTTTTGGGGGAAACCACCAACGCGCTTGAGCTGAACGAAGGCAATATGCCACCCGTGATCTATTTCCCGCGCGCCGATTTGGGCATGGCATTTTTGGAAGCCACCGACACCCGTTCGTCATGCCCCTACAAAGGCGAAGCGACTTATTATTCGATCCACACCAAATCCGTAGTGATCGCTGATGCGGGGTGGTCCTATGAGGACCCCAAAGACCTTGTGGCCGAAATCAAAGACCACATTGCATTCTATCCGCAAAAGGCCGCCGTTGAGCAGCTGTGA